A stretch of the Elephas maximus indicus isolate mEleMax1 chromosome 3, mEleMax1 primary haplotype, whole genome shotgun sequence genome encodes the following:
- the SGTA gene encoding small glutamine-rich tetratricopeptide repeat-containing protein alpha: MDNKKRLAYAVIQFLHDQLQHGGLSSDAQESLEVAIQCLETAFGVTVEDRDLALPQTLPEIFEAAAVGKRQETPQDLRSPERTPPSEEDLAEAERLKTEGNDQMKVENFEAAVHFYGKAIELNPANAVYFCNRAAAYSKLGNYAGAVQDCERAIAIDPSYSKAYGRMGLALSSLQKHSEAVAYYKKALELDPDNETYKSNLKIAELKLREAPSPTGGVGTFDIAGLLNNPSFMSMASNLMNNPQVQQLMSGMISGGHNPLGTPGTSPSQNDLASLIQAGQQFAQQMQQQNPELIEQLRSQIRSRTPSASNDDQQE; the protein is encoded by the exons ATGGACAATAAGAAGCGCCTGGCCTATGCTGTCATCCAGTTCCTGCATGACCAGCTCCAGCACGGCGGGCTCTCGTCTGACGCCCAGGAGAGTCTGGAAG TGGCGATCCAGTGCCTGGAGACTGCGTTTGGAGTGACAGTGGAAGACCGTGACCTGGCGCTGCCTCAGACTCTTCCAGAAATATTCGAAGCAGCCGCTGTGGGCAAG CGCCAGGAGACGCCACAGGACCTGAGGAGCCCCGAGCGGACCCCACCCTCTGAGGAGGACTTGGCAGAGGCAGAGCGCCTCAAGACAGAAG gAAACGATCAGATGAAAGTCGAGAACTTTGAAGCAGCCGTCCATTTCTACGGAAAGGCCATCGAGCTCAACCCAGCCAATGCCGTCTATTTCTGTAACAG GGCTGCTGCCTACAGCAAGCTGGGCAACTACGCGGGGGCCGTGCAGGACTGCGAGCGCGCCATCGCCATAGACCCATCCTACAGCAAGGCCTATGGCCGCATGGG CCTGGCGCTCTCCAGCCTGCAGAAACACTCAGAAGCCGTGGCCTACTACAAGAAGGCCCTGGAGCTGGACCCCGACAACGAGACCTACAAGTCCAACCTTAAGATCGCAGAGCTGAAGTTGAGGGAGGCACCAAGCCCA ACAGGAGGCGTCGGCACCTTCGACATTGCTGGCCTGCTGAACAACCCGAGCTTTATGAGCATG GCATCAAACCTAATGAACAACCCCCAAGTCCAACAGCT CATGTCCGGGATGATCTCAGGCGGCCACAACCCCCTAGGCACCCCCGGCACCAGCCCCTCTCAGAACGACCTGGCAAGCCTCATCCAGGC GGGCCAGCAGTTTGCGCAGCAGATGCAGCAGCAGAACCCAGAGTTGATAGAGCAGCTCAGGAGTCAGATCCGGAGTCGGACCCCCAGTGCCAGCAACGATGACCAGCAGGAGTGA